In one Alphaproteobacteria bacterium genomic region, the following are encoded:
- a CDS encoding FAD-binding oxidoreductase, translating into MNEDVRNAFRPYPYWWEETPRPDLPQADLPAQVDVVVVGSGYTGLHAALQTARGGRSTLVFDAEAAGFGCSTRNGGQISTSIKPGYRALSKRYGEAAAFAILKEGRDALSWIERFVAEEGIACDFKVPGRFHAAHSARRYERLVREIGDQPKGLEVPAHAVPRSDLRTELGTDVYFGGVVFEAHASLDPGRYHGGLLRKVLEAGASVLGNSPVTRIDRDRNGFLVHVPGGQVRARDVVIATNGYTGPLTPWQRRRVIPIGSYVIATDPIDPNVMAEVMPRDRIVSDSRKVVHYYRPSPDRSRILFGGRVTNGEVDPKISGTLLHRELLRLFPQLDGVGVGHSWMGTVAYTFGTMAHLGQRDGMYYAMGYCGSGVSMASYLGMKTGLQVLGRKEGQSPLQDTSFSTRPFYTGNPWFLPASVAWYRLMDATGL; encoded by the coding sequence ATGAATGAAGATGTCCGCAATGCATTCAGACCTTACCCTTACTGGTGGGAGGAAACGCCGCGCCCGGACCTGCCGCAGGCCGACTTGCCGGCGCAGGTCGACGTGGTGGTGGTCGGATCAGGCTATACCGGGCTCCATGCGGCGCTGCAGACCGCGCGGGGCGGACGGTCGACCCTGGTGTTCGATGCCGAAGCCGCGGGATTCGGGTGCTCGACGCGCAATGGCGGGCAGATCAGCACCAGCATCAAACCTGGATATCGGGCCTTGTCGAAGCGCTATGGTGAGGCGGCCGCGTTCGCGATTCTGAAGGAAGGCCGGGACGCCCTGTCCTGGATCGAACGCTTCGTGGCCGAGGAGGGGATCGCATGCGATTTCAAGGTCCCCGGCCGGTTCCATGCGGCCCATAGTGCCCGTCGCTACGAAAGGCTGGTTCGGGAGATCGGGGACCAGCCGAAGGGGCTGGAGGTTCCCGCCCATGCCGTGCCGCGATCCGACCTGCGCACCGAATTGGGCACGGATGTCTATTTCGGCGGTGTGGTGTTCGAGGCCCATGCATCACTGGACCCGGGGCGATATCACGGCGGACTTCTGAGGAAGGTGCTGGAAGCCGGGGCGTCGGTGCTGGGGAACAGCCCGGTGACACGGATCGACCGCGACAGGAACGGTTTCCTGGTTCACGTTCCGGGCGGGCAGGTGAGGGCACGTGACGTCGTGATCGCAACCAACGGCTACACGGGGCCGCTCACCCCATGGCAGCGCCGACGGGTCATCCCGATCGGTAGCTATGTCATCGCGACTGACCCGATCGATCCGAATGTGATGGCCGAGGTCATGCCCCGCGACCGGATCGTCAGCGACAGCCGAAAGGTCGTCCATTACTACCGCCCCTCGCCCGATCGCAGCCGTATTCTCTTCGGTGGCCGGGTTACCAACGGTGAGGTCGACCCCAAGATCAGCGGCACCTTGCTGCACCGGGAACTGTTGCGCCTTTTTCCGCAGTTGGACGGGGTCGGCGTCGGTCACTCCTGGATGGGAACGGTCGCCTACACTTTCGGAACGATGGCCCATCTGGGACAGCGCGACGGCATGTACTATGCGATGGGCTATTGCGGGTCCGGCGTGTCGATGGCCAGCTATCTGGGCATGAAGACCGGGTTGCAGGTTCTGGGGCGCAAGGAAGGGCAGTCGCCGCTACAGGATACGTCCTTCTCGACGCGGCCGTTCTATACGGGAAACCCGTGGTTCCTTCCGGCTTCCGTCGCCTGGTATCGGCTCATGGACGCAACGGGGCTATAA
- a CDS encoding AMP-binding protein, with amino-acid sequence MPKPRLDCLLDAWRQNPGNVLWLSADTSIAFDDFADLVAAAERWLAAEGLTGGDRVAVWLPNRVEWLALLFAMARAGVTLVAVNTRYRAAEVEYILKASAASRLILQTDFRGIDFPGILNGVDSASLPDLQAVSVLTGSGKSEFGLPEVLLGRKVRPVNLWAGVQPGAGMSWDVLSDPSAALAFFTTSGTTRSPKLVMHSQATLALHSQRVAPRFGFDAPGAGLLAAMPFCGVFGLNAALGAIAGGAGLHLCDVFDPQDALSRVEAHTLTHLIGSDEMLARLLDVADEPGGDRGACLKSLRLCGFASFTPGLSSRLRDAAQGGLPLRGLYGSSEVNALFALQDADLPLEERLKAGGSPTSADADVRVVDAQSGKVLPIGEAGALEIRAQTSFTGYFRNPDAMAEAMTGDGFFRTGDIGAMRDDGSFVYITRAGDAIRLGGFLVDPAEIEEVLKTLPGVADAQVVAVEWHERLLPVAFVICDPITAFDEAVVHAAAAARLAKFKRPLRVYPLEAFPVTQSANGVKVQRAKLRAMAMERLAADKVPAT; translated from the coding sequence ATGCCGAAACCCCGTCTCGATTGTCTTCTCGATGCCTGGCGTCAGAACCCCGGCAACGTGCTGTGGCTTTCCGCGGACACTTCCATTGCCTTCGACGATTTTGCCGATCTGGTTGCGGCAGCGGAGCGTTGGCTGGCCGCCGAAGGGCTGACAGGCGGAGACCGGGTGGCGGTGTGGCTGCCGAACCGGGTTGAGTGGCTGGCGCTGCTCTTTGCCATGGCACGCGCAGGGGTGACGCTGGTGGCGGTCAACACCCGATACCGCGCGGCAGAAGTTGAATACATCCTGAAGGCCTCTGCCGCGTCCCGGCTGATCCTGCAGACGGATTTTCGGGGCATCGACTTTCCAGGAATTCTCAATGGTGTCGATTCGGCGTCGCTGCCGGATCTGCAGGCGGTTTCTGTGCTGACCGGGTCTGGGAAATCTGAATTCGGGCTGCCGGAAGTCTTGCTGGGGCGGAAGGTCCGCCCGGTCAATTTGTGGGCCGGGGTTCAGCCAGGGGCAGGAATGTCGTGGGATGTGTTGAGCGACCCGTCTGCGGCGCTGGCCTTTTTCACGACCTCCGGTACGACCCGGTCACCAAAACTGGTGATGCATTCGCAGGCAACGCTTGCCCTCCACTCCCAGCGTGTGGCGCCAAGGTTCGGATTTGATGCGCCGGGGGCTGGCCTTCTCGCGGCCATGCCTTTCTGCGGGGTGTTCGGGCTCAACGCCGCCCTGGGCGCGATTGCGGGCGGTGCCGGTCTTCATCTCTGTGATGTCTTTGATCCGCAGGATGCCTTGTCCCGGGTCGAGGCACACACCCTGACCCATCTGATCGGCAGTGATGAGATGCTGGCCCGTCTCCTGGATGTGGCGGATGAGCCGGGGGGCGACAGGGGGGCGTGTCTGAAATCGCTCCGCCTCTGCGGCTTCGCATCCTTCACGCCGGGGCTGTCGTCGCGCCTCCGGGACGCGGCGCAGGGCGGGCTGCCGCTTCGGGGATTGTATGGATCGTCGGAGGTCAACGCGTTGTTCGCGCTGCAGGACGCGGACTTGCCGCTGGAGGAGCGGCTGAAGGCGGGCGGTAGTCCGACCTCCGCCGATGCGGACGTGCGCGTGGTCGATGCGCAAAGCGGGAAGGTCCTGCCGATCGGGGAAGCAGGGGCGCTGGAGATCAGGGCGCAAACCAGCTTCACGGGCTACTTCAGGAATCCGGATGCCATGGCGGAGGCCATGACGGGCGATGGGTTTTTCCGGACCGGGGATATCGGCGCGATGCGGGACGATGGTTCCTTCGTCTACATCACGCGGGCCGGGGACGCGATCCGGTTGGGGGGTTTCCTTGTAGATCCCGCCGAGATCGAAGAGGTCCTGAAGACCCTGCCGGGCGTGGCCGACGCCCAGGTCGTCGCCGTCGAGTGGCACGAGAGGTTGCTTCCTGTTGCCTTCGTGATCTGCGATCCGATAACGGCATTCGATGAAGCGGTCGTACATGCCGCTGCCGCCGCTCGTCTGGCGAAGTTCAAGCGGCCGCTGCGGGTTTATCCCCTCGAGGCCTTTCCGGTGACCCAAAGTGCGAACGGCGTAAAGGTGCAGCGCGCGAAACTGCGCGCCATGGCGATGGAACGCCTCGCCGCCGACAAGGTGCCGGCGACCTGA
- a CDS encoding type 1 glutamine amidotransferase domain-containing protein, translating into MAQILILSTATDSLGSTGKSTGVWYEELTTPYYAFTDAGHDVTLVTLGGRPVPIDPNSDLSGDDAPASVNRFRNDPAATALLSKPGKLEDQKVSDYDAVYIPGGHGAMWDLAESDLVATFLGRAWDAGKVVASVCHGPAAFSKVRDANGDPIVKGRKVSAFTDSEENAVGLADAVPFLLETRLRELGAVFEGVADWQPHSVADGKLVTGQNPASSEGAAQKVLAQLR; encoded by the coding sequence ATGGCACAGATCCTCATTCTCTCGACCGCGACCGACAGTCTCGGTTCGACGGGAAAATCCACCGGTGTCTGGTATGAAGAACTGACGACCCCCTATTACGCCTTCACGGATGCCGGCCACGACGTCACCCTGGTTACACTCGGCGGCCGCCCCGTACCGATTGACCCGAACTCGGATTTGAGCGGCGACGATGCGCCGGCATCGGTCAACCGGTTCCGAAACGATCCCGCAGCAACTGCCCTGCTTTCAAAACCGGGCAAGCTGGAGGACCAGAAAGTCTCGGATTACGACGCGGTCTATATCCCGGGCGGTCATGGCGCCATGTGGGATCTGGCCGAGAGTGATCTTGTCGCAACATTCCTGGGACGTGCCTGGGACGCGGGCAAGGTGGTCGCCTCGGTCTGCCATGGCCCGGCTGCCTTCTCGAAGGTCCGCGACGCCAATGGCGACCCGATCGTGAAGGGCCGGAAAGTGTCCGCCTTCACGGACAGTGAGGAAAACGCGGTCGGTCTTGCCGATGCGGTACCGTTCCTGCTCGAGACGCGATTGCGCGAACTGGGAGCCGTTTTCGAGGGCGTTGCGGACTGGCAGCCCCATTCCGTAGCCGATGGAAAGCTGGTAACCGGCCAGAACCCGGCTTCTTCGGAAGGTGCGGCCCAGAAGGTGCTGGCCCAGCTTCGCTGA
- a CDS encoding glycosyltransferase yields the protein MEGSLDYLLGLDLAGFVAMFWYLIFLEGPRYILSAHLVALSRVSAPRIEGTGFRSGQHRISVLLACHNNADKLPFAARSIAEQTIGKVQVVVVNDGSTDETDAVVKSLLRLGLVDVYQKTDVRCGKAAALNLGFRYCTGDFVVTADADTSYDRDAFEKLMVAFDDPKVGAVAGNIAVRNWQQNLLTRMQAIQYLISISVGRQVNAMFDILFIVSGAFGAFRREAITAVGGWDVGPGDDSNLTIKVRRAGWRIEFAPDAWSMTDVPANMTAFTNQRLRWNRSLIRNRFRKFRSALNPGTAQFSLTDALGIIDVLFFQAALAFAWFFYLGWLFYNYGSFGWTVLGAVTVVQIIVTVMTFLAAGAAARRHARLSLLPFSILYSLFVSYLLRAIRVVAYLDELIFRHSYSDSFVPRHVRNRLERF from the coding sequence ATGGAGGGTTCGCTCGACTATCTGCTGGGTCTCGATCTCGCCGGTTTCGTAGCGATGTTCTGGTACCTGATCTTTCTGGAAGGACCGCGCTACATTCTGTCGGCCCACTTGGTCGCGCTGAGCCGGGTGAGTGCGCCGCGCATTGAGGGAACCGGTTTCCGGAGCGGCCAACACCGGATCAGTGTCCTGCTGGCCTGCCACAACAACGCCGACAAGCTTCCCTTTGCCGCGCGGTCGATTGCGGAACAGACCATCGGCAAGGTTCAGGTCGTGGTCGTGAATGACGGATCGACGGACGAAACCGACGCCGTGGTGAAGTCGCTCCTGCGCCTTGGACTGGTCGATGTGTATCAGAAGACCGATGTTCGCTGCGGTAAGGCCGCCGCCCTCAATCTGGGTTTCCGGTACTGCACCGGCGACTTTGTCGTTACCGCCGACGCGGATACGTCCTATGACCGGGATGCCTTCGAAAAACTGATGGTTGCTTTCGACGACCCGAAGGTGGGGGCCGTCGCGGGCAATATCGCCGTGCGGAACTGGCAGCAGAACCTGCTAACCAGAATGCAGGCAATTCAGTATCTGATTTCGATTTCGGTCGGACGGCAGGTCAACGCGATGTTCGACATCCTGTTCATCGTGTCTGGTGCCTTCGGCGCCTTCCGCCGGGAAGCGATCACGGCGGTCGGGGGGTGGGACGTCGGACCCGGCGATGATTCCAATTTGACGATCAAGGTCCGCCGCGCAGGCTGGCGCATAGAGTTCGCACCGGACGCCTGGTCGATGACCGATGTACCGGCAAACATGACCGCCTTCACGAACCAACGGCTGCGCTGGAACAGAAGCCTCATTCGCAACAGATTTCGAAAGTTCCGCAGCGCGCTCAACCCGGGGACAGCACAGTTTTCCCTGACCGATGCCTTGGGCATTATCGACGTTCTGTTCTTTCAGGCAGCCCTCGCCTTTGCATGGTTCTTCTATCTGGGCTGGCTGTTCTACAATTACGGGTCGTTCGGCTGGACGGTCCTCGGCGCCGTTACCGTGGTTCAGATCATCGTGACGGTCATGACATTTCTGGCGGCCGGAGCCGCCGCCCGACGCCATGCGCGACTGTCGCTGCTGCCGTTCTCGATCCTGTACAGTCTGTTTGTGAGTTACCTACTGCGCGCCATCCGGGTTGTGGCCTATCTGGACGAGCTGATCTTCAGGCATTCCTACTCCGACAGCTTCGTTCCAAGACATGTTCGAAACAGGTTGGAGAGATTCTAG
- a CDS encoding HlyD family efflux transporter periplasmic adaptor subunit — translation MQQRRDQRRTGPRWTPYIYVGVLLTLALWAGNNLFGHMFFLRADGLVVATATAVSSENVARVDAVHVEQGQRVQRDAPVVDLSSQSYAEKIATLTLRRAQNASQLAELRARRDSLPELMAAATARTEAAGERLKSLSALAEQNIVTESEVAAAHDRYYRALAERRSLEGDQQTISQRIDDLRTAVEAADETIATLKQRYGSGRISAPADGIVGQVSVSPGDVVQPGQSMLRIYREPRFVLGFLPATAFYDIRPGDRVEVRYGLIALPATIEKIEPVAPELPEEFQKSFKPVDRQQLAYIRLADPAAAPPLFAKVELRSGISEWERLRTLLGLDR, via the coding sequence ATGCAACAGCGGCGGGACCAGCGCCGCACCGGTCCCAGATGGACGCCCTATATCTATGTCGGCGTGTTGCTGACCCTCGCCCTATGGGCCGGTAACAACCTGTTCGGCCACATGTTCTTCCTGAGGGCCGACGGTTTGGTCGTGGCCACGGCCACGGCTGTATCGAGCGAAAACGTGGCGCGAGTCGACGCCGTTCATGTCGAACAGGGCCAACGGGTACAGCGCGACGCGCCGGTGGTCGATTTGTCGTCGCAATCCTATGCGGAAAAAATCGCCACCTTGACGCTGCGCCGGGCGCAGAATGCCAGCCAACTGGCGGAACTCCGCGCCCGCCGGGATTCCCTTCCGGAACTGATGGCGGCCGCGACCGCGCGAACCGAGGCGGCCGGAGAGCGCCTGAAATCGCTCAGCGCGCTGGCGGAACAGAACATCGTCACGGAGTCCGAAGTCGCCGCGGCTCACGACCGATATTACCGTGCGCTTGCCGAACGCCGCAGCCTGGAAGGTGATCAGCAGACCATCAGCCAGCGGATCGATGATCTGAGGACAGCGGTGGAAGCCGCAGACGAAACCATCGCCACTTTGAAACAGCGATACGGATCGGGCCGGATCAGCGCGCCCGCCGATGGCATCGTGGGGCAGGTATCCGTTTCCCCGGGCGATGTCGTTCAGCCTGGGCAAAGCATGCTTCGCATCTATCGCGAACCGCGTTTCGTGCTTGGCTTCCTGCCCGCGACGGCATTCTACGACATTCGACCCGGTGATCGTGTCGAGGTGCGTTACGGCCTGATCGCCCTGCCCGCGACGATTGAGAAGATCGAACCGGTGGCCCCGGAACTGCCGGAGGAGTTTCAGAAATCCTTCAAACCGGTGGACCGACAGCAGCTTGCCTATATTCGTCTCGCCGACCCCGCCGCCGCCCCGCCGCTCTTCGCCAAGGTCGAACTGCGGTCGGGGATTTCGGAATGGGAACGGCTTCGCACCCTTCTGGGCCTGGACCGATAG